A single genomic interval of Armigeres subalbatus isolate Guangzhou_Male chromosome 1, GZ_Asu_2, whole genome shotgun sequence harbors:
- the LOC134202598 gene encoding tubulin--tyrosine ligase-like protein 12, with protein sequence MDGINQYDSFISVHKPQLQASGVPEHFWPQLYRKLKHQEFDAGASFSLLLVDYGEEQRSHEDPIWTVAVSKEGGIRADDPTEIYLVDHAWTFRTDNARQQLTEHPALVNRLAIMMGLDQEDVSAPVLVSSILNDIWKWCNMYSLNGEGLTVENRMPIWYVMDELGSGILHSNTPNCRVVPFIHVTEQMTYSLLFPLEDLDEGDQLYRDFVEGVPSDSKERDALLLPWQHTSLVEENFVQSEAPKEYFLAGHIEESLPNPDVAPPLFDGNSSLKVYSQYDMVSQYLTDPGFEVVQTPEEADILWMTSHFKQYRELSESTPNKYVNQFPFENVLTIKDLLSIVCRRMAKKSSDEQDPLVPNPKWLPVTYNLKTELVEFVSYYQNRARKGLDNHYIVKPWNLARGLDTYITKNLAQIMRLQQTGPKIVQKYIENPVLFERPEVEGRVKFDIRYVILLKSVDELSAYVYTNFFLRFANKPFELSEFDDYEKHFTVMNYSQFQLRHMKCEEFLEQWKIQYPKHPWQSVEADICEMLKEVLQGATKVGPPSGIGASAQSRALYAVDLMLEWTEGGTVMQPKILEVNFTPDCKRACEYYPEFYNDIFNLLFLDQENVDVFRKIA encoded by the coding sequence ATGGACGGCATAAACCAGTATGATTCTTTCATTTCCGTCCACAAACCTCAGCTCCAAGCATCCGGCGTGCCGGAGCACTTCTGGCCGCAACTGTATCGCAAGTTGAAACACCAAGAATTTGATGCCGGCGCAAGTTTTTCGCTGCTCCTGGTGGACTACGGTGAAGAGCAACGGTCCCATGAAGATCCCATCTGGACGGTGGCCGTCTCCAAGGAAGGCGGCATCCGGGCGGACGATCCGACCGAAATCTATTTGGTGGATCACGCGTGGACGTTCAGGACTGACAACGCACGGCAACAGTTGACCGAGCACCCGGCCTTAGTGAACCGACTGGCTATTATGATGGGTCTTGATCAGGAGGATGTCAGTGCTCCGGTGCTCGTTTCCTCGATTTTGAACGACATTTGGAAGTGGTGCAACATGTACTCGCTGAACGGAGAGGGGCTGACCGTGGAGAATCGAATGCCAATTTGGTACGTGATGGACGAGCTGGGAAGCGGCATTTTGCACAGCAACACACCAAACTGTAGAGTGGTCCCGTTCATTCATGTTACTGAACAAATGACCTACAGTTTACTATTTCCGTTGGAAGATTTGGACGAAGGAGATCAGCTGTACAGAGATTTTGTGGAGGGAGTTCCCAGCGATAGCAAGGAAAGAGATGCACTTCTACTTCCATGGCAGCATACTTCACTGgtcgaagaaaattttgttcaaagtgaaGCACCTAAGGAGTACTTTCTTGCAGGTCATATTGAGGAATCACTTCCGAATCCTGACGTGGCTCCACCATTGTTTGATGGAAACAGTTCGCTGAAAGTATACTCTCAATATGATATGGTCAGTCAGTATCTTACGGATCCGGGATTTGAAGTTGTACAGACTCCGGAAGAAGCGGATATTCTTTGGATGACGTCGCATTTCAAGCAATACAGGGAGTTGAGCGAATCAACGCCGAACAAATATGTGAACCAGTTCCCATTTGAAAATGTTCTTACGATCAAGGATCTGCTGAGCATCGTGTGCAGACGCATGGCTAAGAAATCATCCGATGAACAGGATCCATTGGTGCCCAATCCCAAATGGCTCCCGGTGACGTACAACCTGAAGACCGAACTGGTGGAATTCGTTAGCTACTATCAAAACCGGGCCCGCAAAGGTCTGGACAATCATTACATCGTGAAGCCTTGGAACCTGGCACGTGGCTTGGACACGTACATCACCAAAAACCTTGCGCAGATTATGCGCCTCCAGCAAACCGGTCCCAAAATCGTCCAGAAGTATATCGAAAATCCTGTCCTATTCGAACGTCCGGAAGTCGAAGGTCGCGTCAAGTTCGACATCCGGTACGTGATCCTTCTGAAAAGCGTCGACGAGCTGTCGGCCTATGTCTATACGAACTTTTTCCTGCGATTCGCCAACAAGCCGTTCGAGTTGAGCGAATTCGACGACTACGAGAAACATTTCACGGTGATGAACTATTCGCAGTTCCAGCTGAGACACATGAAGTGCGAGGAGTTTTTGGAACAGTGGAAAATCCAGTACCCGAAGCATCCGTGGCAATCGGTGGAAGCGGACATTTGCGAAATGCTGAAGGAGGTGCTGCAGGGGGCCACCAAGGTGGGCCCACCGTCCGGCATTGGGGCCAGTGCGCAATCCCGGGCGCTGTACGCCGTCGATTTGATGCTGGAGTGGACCGAGGGCGGCACCGTGATGCAACCGAAGATTCTCGAGGTGAACTTTACCCCGGACTGCAAGCGGGCGTGCGAGTACTATCCGGAGTTCTACAACGACATCTTCAATCTTCTATTCTTAGATCAGGAAAATGTGGACGTTTTCCGAAAGATTGCTTGA